One window from the genome of Candidatus Binataceae bacterium encodes:
- the ribB gene encoding 3,4-dihydroxy-2-butanone-4-phosphate synthase, which yields MFTDLTPREIAPPFTSVEDALEELRRGRMVVLMDDEQRENEGDLCMVAEKVTPEAINFMLKYGRGLVCLPMAAERIERLGLSMMVGDNTSPLGTAFTNSINARRISGSGVSARDRATTILHAVREDALGNEFISPGHVYPLRAREGGVLVRSGQTEGAVDLARLAGLKPAGVICEILKDDGSMARRDDLVLFARRHKLKILTVADIIEYRLRIETLVQRVAQARLPTEYGEFEAMVYRDLVDLTEHLVLVMGAVDPNEPILVRAHREYLAGDVFAYQERDTRALMTAAMRQIAAAGRGVILYLKRSFNALAAELGGPTTSPPLASTQADNTVGGDFRDYGIGAQILRDIGVRKMVLLSDRAPRLANLTGYGLELVEALPLSLEDGRLASHNGTPQRDGSV from the coding sequence CGTCCTGATGGACGACGAGCAGCGCGAAAACGAGGGCGATCTGTGCATGGTAGCCGAGAAGGTCACCCCCGAAGCGATCAATTTCATGCTCAAATACGGGCGCGGTCTAGTCTGCCTGCCGATGGCGGCGGAACGGATCGAGCGCTTGGGCTTGAGCATGATGGTGGGCGACAATACCTCACCGCTGGGTACGGCCTTTACCAACTCAATCAACGCCCGCCGCATTTCCGGGTCGGGGGTATCGGCCCGCGATCGCGCCACTACCATTCTGCACGCCGTGCGCGAGGATGCGTTGGGCAACGAATTCATAAGCCCCGGCCACGTCTATCCCTTGCGCGCGCGCGAGGGCGGTGTCCTGGTGCGCAGCGGACAGACCGAGGGTGCGGTAGACTTGGCGCGCTTGGCCGGTTTGAAACCCGCCGGCGTCATTTGCGAGATTCTCAAGGACGACGGATCGATGGCGCGCCGCGACGACCTGGTGCTTTTCGCTCGCCGGCACAAACTCAAAATCCTGACCGTAGCCGATATCATCGAGTACCGCTTGCGGATCGAGACCCTGGTGCAGCGCGTAGCTCAGGCTCGCCTACCCACCGAGTACGGTGAGTTCGAAGCGATGGTCTATCGCGATCTGGTCGACTTGACCGAGCATCTGGTGTTGGTCATGGGTGCGGTCGACCCAAACGAACCGATATTGGTTCGTGCCCATCGGGAATATTTGGCCGGCGACGTCTTTGCCTACCAGGAACGCGATACCCGCGCCCTGATGACGGCGGCGATGCGTCAGATTGCGGCGGCAGGTCGCGGAGTGATCCTGTATCTTAAGCGAAGTTTCAATGCACTGGCAGCCGAATTGGGTGGCCCCACCACGTCGCCGCCGTTGGCCAGCACCCAAGCCGACAATACGGTGGGCGGGGATTTTCGCGATTATGGCATTGGAGCACAGATCCTGCGCGATATCGGCGTTCGTAAAATGGTGTTGCTCTCCGATCGTGCGCCGCGCCTGGCCAATTTGACCGGCTACGGCCTGGAGCTGGTCGAGGCGCTACCACTGTCTCTGGAAGACGGACGGTTGGCTTCGCACAACGGTACTCCGCAACGCGACGGAAGCGTTTGA